The sequence below is a genomic window from Anopheles cruzii chromosome 3, idAnoCruzAS_RS32_06, whole genome shotgun sequence.
GCGAACCGGGCAAACCGACAGCTAGTTAGGCGACCGTTAGCTTCCGCGATCGCTGCGTATGCAACTGGATCACTTCCTACGGCGACTAACGCCATACCGGTTTCCTACGTCGACTCCCTGCCACCCGGTTAATCGGTTCGTTCGGAGAGGCCATTTACATATGCACGCGCTGCCAGTGGTGTGAGCAGGAGCCCTTCGGCGACCGGAGATGGGTCACTTTGGGGCCACCCATTGGCTGCAACAGAGCGTCATGCAAAAGATCGTTCGGAGGTCCTCTGTGTGGTAcgcaaaaccaaactaaaCCTTCGTTTCTTTTGCCTTCTACTTTCAGgaacacacggccacggtccgtGGGGGACGCATTAAAGAGGCAGTTCatcaatttccgtttccggatCGTGTGAAAATGGAATGTCGTGCCATCGAGTGAGCTTCCCGTGAAACCTTCTCCCCGCGAAACTGACTGTGCGCCAGTTTAAAGAGTTAAAACGGACCGATTGGGTGTTGTGGTTTCAAAGTGAAAGTCGGTGACAGTGGGGGCGTGGGCGTGGGAAACAAGGGCCCCGTCGAACGGACGGAAGAAAGTGTGGTATCGGAGTGAAACGTATTTTCCATCGGGCCTAAGTTCTCGCTCCGCACGATGGATGATAAAAATTCtaccggcagcggcggagggggcggtggcagcagtaCCGGCGGTAGCGGGGGCGGTGGCGAAACGAAAGTAATCTATCACATCGACGACGAGACGACACCGTACCTGGTGAAGATACCGCTGGCGGCGCCGCAGGTCACGCTGAAGGACTTTAAGCTGGTGCTGAACAAGCAGAACATCAACTACAAGTACTTCTTCAAGTCGATGGACGCGGACTTTGGCGTGGTGAAGGAGGAGATTGCGGACGACGCGACGATACTGCCGTGCTTCAACGGGAAGGTCGTCTCGTGGCTGGTGACGGCGGACGGTTCCAATCAGTCCGACTGCTCGGAGCTGCAACCGACGGAGATGATCGACGGGCGGCCCACGCTGGCGCAGCTGCGCAGCATGAATAAGCCGACGATCAACAGCATGATGACGATGCCGATGAATCCGCTCACCTACCAGTCGGCGTCCGTCGTATCGAGCGACCTCGACTCGACCAGCCTGTTCGAGACGGAGAGCGAAATCACGCTCGATCGCGACATGACGGAGTGTAGCAGCGTGCAGCGGTTGCAGGTGCGCAAGAAACCGCAGCGGCGCAAGAAGCGGGCCCCGTCCATGTCCCGCACCTCGTCCTACAGCTCGATCACGGACTCGACGATGTCGCTCAACATCATCACGGTGCAGATCAACATGGACACGGTAAACTTTCTCGGCATCTCGATCGTGGGCCAATCGAACCggggcggcgacggtggcatcTACGTCGGTAGCATCATGAAGGGTGGCGCGGTGGCACTGGACGGCCGAATCGAACCGGGCGATATGATTCTGCAGGTGAACGACGTAAACTTCGAGAACATGACCAACGACGAGGCGGTGCGGGTGTTGCGTGAGGTGGTCCAGAAGCCGGGCCCGATcaagctggtggtggccaagtGCTGGGATCCGAACCCGAAGGGCTACTTTACGATTCCGCGCACCGAACCGGTgcggccgatcgatccgggCGCGTGGGTAGCGCACACGGCCGCACTCCGCTCGCAGGACACCATCAACACGGACCTACCGGAGTCGGTGCTCGAGCGACTGCACGCCGACATGGACATGAAGGACATTGTGCGCGCAATGACCAAGCCGGACAGTGGGCTCGAGATCCGCGACCGTATGTGGCTAAAGATTACGATCCCGAACGCGTTCATCGGCGCGGACGTGGTCAACTGGATACTGGAGCACGTCGACGGCATCGGTGACCGGCGGGAGGCGCGAAAGTATGTCTCGCTGATGCTGCGGCGGGGCTACATCAAGCACACGGTCAACAAGCTGACGTTCTCCGAGCAGTGTTACTACGTCGTCGGTAACGGCATCCGGCAGGACATCTCCAACATGTCCCTGGACGACACGGAAAGTATGCTGAGCGACATTGCGCCACTGCCGAACCCGCCGATCTACATGACGTACTCCGGCAACTACAACCCATCGCACGGCTATCAACCGATCCAGTACGGGTGCACCGGCGAGCGCCACCCGTCGTCCGGCTCGAGCAGCTCCGACATCCTCACCAGCAAGGACACGTCCGCGTCGCAAAGTGACATCGCGGCCGTCATACAGCAGGCCAACCAGATGACCATCGCCAACGCGTCCAACAAGTCGTCCGGCTCGTCGAACCGCGGTAATGAGCAAGACATTTCAGGTACTTCATTTTTCGCTCACTCTCACATCCCGTCCGTCCTGTTGTCCGGACTGTCCCCGCACCGCGGGCGCGTAAGAAGGCGATGGCCTTCGGTTTGCTATCAATCCTTTTCCCTGTACTCCGTAAAACCGGAcgttcttttcgtttcgttactAATAATTTTCTCGTTTACTTTTCGGTTCTGCTAGCACTCCGTTACGGTGACGGCACCAGCACTGGAGGTGGGacccgttttcttttttatttttcgtctTCATCTATGGTTCTTTCTTCAAACAAAATAAGCCCGCTAATCCCGCTTGGAGTGTTTAACATACTGCATATTGGATTACAGTGACGCCTTTAATCTTCTTTCACTGACTTCGCTTGCATTTAATGCAAGCGATGGCAACAGCTAGTAATGCTTCCAGTAGTGTACATACTAACACAATTAGTATGAATCAAGAGCCAATAACATTCCAAACTTTGCAAACTAATATGTAGTCCCAGTTCCTCCCAGCTACTCAGCTTCTTTTTTCGCCACACCACGCAAACTGCCGGTGGTGCTAATTAGTCCCACACGGAAGCCCCCAGGGGGGGACTTGTGTCGCCTCTTTTTGAACCAGACTACCAGATGAATATTGTTGTCCGTCTGTCCTTATTTTGTGCTACAATGCCCGGGCTACGAGCTCTCCTGCTGGGGCATCATCGTAGCGTCAGGACACGATGCCGTTGTCAGCCTGTCACACTTTTCTTTCGTGTAAAAATgcatccttttttgttggtttttggtttcctttccCCAAGCAACCTGTATGATACGTTATCACAAacactcacacatacacacacggttCACACCActtcccgtcgtcgtcggaatccgttccgttcctaaCCATTCCCATCGAAAGGGGCCAGCAGCAACCTCGGCCCAACGCAATCGCCGTCAAAACAACGCCGCCATTACACGAATTTtctttgttggtttttttacTTTCAGTTTTGAGCTATTTATGATTTGCTTTCATTTCGATCCCTTCTTTGCCGAAAACAAtgagaaaaacaatttaacaaaacaatCCAAACGGAACACGCAACCAAACCGAGGCGCGCGCCTCACGATTGGCACTATGTGGTCCTCTGtcgacgccaccaccaacccgcTGGACTGACACCATCACCTTCCTCCGGTTTCGATCCATCTCTCCTTTCCATTTCATTCTCCTCTTCCATTTCCACAACCCCACTGCGACCAGTGGCCGAATGACTATTTTGGATTAAATGTCGTGTTGCTGTAAAATTTCCCATTCGAAACGAATCCGTTCTCATCCTAAAATTGCCGAACGctgacacaaacacactgcacaacgattaaacaaaaaatcgaaacattcaaccaaaccaaccaaccaaccaatccgttttctcgttccgttccgtttgtggtgttttgttgGTGTCTCTCAAGACTTTAAGACAACGCgcgtgggcagcggcggcggtggaggcggaggcggcgtcggcggtggcaagCTGATCAGcacgaacgacgacgagggaTACGAGGACAGCATCTACTTCCAGCACCAGCCGAttccgccgcagcagcagccgcaacagcagaCCACcctgcagcatcagcagcagcttcagcagctccagcagcagcagcaacagcagcttcagcagtcGTTTGGCCGCACCGGAGGCCGCAAGGAACCGGGACACATTTACAACAATCAGTAAATGGgatggcaccggcagcggcagcctACGGTGGCGGGGCATCAGGGCCTAGGCTGGGCGGCGAAGTAAAAgccaaaataaaatttaaacaaaacggaacgagGCGCTACCCACGAAgacggcggacgacgacggaggcaCGTCACTTGCGGCACGGAACGACATTCGTCCCGTGTGCCACGCCCGCCCAACAGGTGACCACAGCGCGGTGTATGTGAGCGGCGGAAACGAAAGCTATCGCAAACTATTGGAAAAGCAGGGAAAACACAGAGAATAAGTTAGGAAAAGTATAAAACAAGGTAAAACACTAACGTAACGTaatgtatgtatgtgtgtgtctgtgtgcgcgGGGATGTTGTGTAAGTAGAGCGAGCAAAAGGGCCGGGAAAATGATAAGAAAAGCGAAACCCAGAGAATGCTTTTATTTGGTAAAGTTCCACTGCAATATAGGGCGATGTATGGCGTTTGGCATACATCATCCAGCACACAGAGGGTCCGGCCAGGGCACATGGCGGAGCATAATTGTTGGTGTTCTTCTCGGGTGCCAACCGCGCAAACACAGGCCGGCAAGGCGGCCCCAGGTTTTCCCTCCTTCTTCTTTCTTGTTTAGCTTCCATTAGCAGGTTCTTCCGAAGGAAAGGAATGGGCTCGTGTTTATGTGGCGTCCTCATTTCACTTCCATTGTGCAACCAGCGGGCGCAGTTTGTGATCTTGTGTCCTCGCTAAGCTGTGGTCACACTGCTCCGCGTAAGGACATTTTAATCGCATTTTCGAGAtcgtgggttttttgttggaCCCGGCCGGATTTGGTTGCGATAGCGCAGGCAACCGTCTTGGATTCCGTTCTCTTCCGAAACCATTGTAAATGTGTTTATTATGAGTActtttaatattattattactacgattattattattacgcGAGTATCGATTATTTTATTGGCAAAACGGCaacaaatatatatatatagatatttTACAAAACGCTAGAGTATTTATACCGGAACTGAACTGCTATgctatgtgtgtttgtgtgtgcgcgcgcgatcgaaTGATCGGGGAGGGACAGAACGTATGATCTTATTGCAGAACGTAATTGGAAAAGGTGCAGTAAATTTGACGATGAGCAGAGGCAGTTCGAAAAGGagcaaaacacagaaaacaaacTATAAGTTTAAGCAAATTATACGAGTAGCGCGAAGCagaactaaaactaaaactgGATACATTTAAAACGTAAGGTAATGAACAGGCGGAACCGACTAATACTAAACCGGTGTCAGCGATCGTGATCGTAGCTGTGCGATGCGGTGCGTGCATGATGTGCACCCCGAAAGGCTTGTGCTTTTCTCGGATGGACAAGGCAAGTGCCGGCATCGCACGGGTCACTGGACAAAGCGCGGCCATTTGTCTCACTAATTTATAAACTCAATCGATCGGTGGGGGTAAGATGCAATTTGCGAATGAATTTTTGCCCGTAATCTCGGCCGTATCTCTCACGTAGTCGCAGCAGTTTGTCGCAGCTCCGTTTTGTAGTGGCGTTCAGGGAAACGCGCGAGGAGTCCAGGCGCGATCACGATCAAGAAGTAGCCCGATACCCCCAAGGATAGAAGTGCACGGGGTGGTgaccacaacagcaacagtgcgGCCAAATTTCTACACTCACGCGCCCTCGGGTGGACGGAGCAGCACACTAATAGTGGGATCAAAACACGGACAGCACAGCCACTGCGAATATTGCGATCAAATACGAATTTATATTGAGaaggaaacaacaaaatttAACAATATACTATTGGCGCCAACCACGGAGGCCACCGTGGGCGGCAGGGGTTTGCAGCACGCAGCGTCGTGTTCTGTGTAGCAAAGTGTGGGAATTAAGGGAAGGAAAATAAACATGGAAAGCCGGAAGATGCAGGATGATGATTATGCAAAGTAATAAAGCAAATGAACTAATTGAACTTGTAATCCACCTAAGCTGTGTCATTAATTGGGGTGCACGCCTGGGTACAATGAAAGAAAGCGtcgaatgaataaaattcCCTAAAATCGGTATCGATGATGAGAATTACATTGAATTGGGGTGTCCACCATTTTAACCGTTCAAATTAAACGCGAATCGCTggcattttgattttattcatttccaaTTTCCATCTCCAATCTCCGTTGGACTAAGTAAACctttttaatcaattttcattttaaattttttgcgATTTTCCATGTCTTACCGTTAGGCACACCTTCGACGGGCCCGCGCTACACTTCCGTGCGATGTTTTTTTGACAGTCCGTGACAGTCGCAGTCGCAGGTTTATAGTgagtggttcggttcggattcGGTTGAACGTTGAATCACGATCCAAATTATACCAGCGCTGGCGCTGTAAACAATTCagatttgaaaagaaaacccttTGTAGGCGAGGCCGCGTAAGGTCGCTCGCCCAATTTCCGAAATTGTGCAACGTTAGTGGACGCCACGCCAGCAGTGGCGGGTCGGAAACGGTCCCGGAAGTGCCCGGCAATCGGACGGTGCTCGAGTGTGGCCTCCCTGTGGCCGCGGGTGTTCAGTTTCAGTGAAAAACAGATTTTGCCATTCGCCAGGAGCCGTCGCCAGCATCATTCATCAAAGCAGGCGCAGCAAACGGGTGATCGTCTGTCCCGCTCGCACCGCCGTCCGTTGGCGGAGCGCCGAGTGTGCGGTCTCGCTCTCCACGCGGCCGCTCGTTCTCTCCCGCTACGCGGCTCTCTTGCTGTGCGGCGTGTGTGGTACGTGCCCCGCGACCGCGACGATGCTCTCGTGAGAAAAGTGCATAAAAGAGCGAGGCACGGCGTATGCGCGAACGCAGTGATTCTTCTTCGCGTACTCTGCgtaactgtgtgtgtgtttggtgaaCCGTGCCcgcgaaagtgtgtgtgtgttgattagGAGGAAAACatcgcacggcacggagcGAATGTCAAAAACGCACGGAGCGAATGTTGCGCCCGCTCTCTCTGCTCTCCGGCGATGCTCAATCCGCGAGCGAAAACCGTAAACGGGAGAGAGTGACGGTaaaataatagtaataataataataataataaaagaatAAAGCATCTCCATtgacagcggcagcagctaTTCTGCGGCTGCggaacaaaaaacgggaaaagatGCTTAATAAAGACGGAGCAGGCGGCGCCGTTTCGTGGTGACGGCAGTCGTAAATAAGCGGAATACGCGGAGTCAAAGGAGGCCCACCAGATTCAGAGCTGCCAGCCACTATCGCGGATTCGGTGTGGCCCGTTGACTCATTGAACAGCGAGAACCGTCGCTCGATCCGTCGCTCGATCCGGTTGCagagtgcaacgaccaaaGGGCCTCCTCCTCCGCTAGGAACACAAATCCCTACagggaaacggggaaaaagaaTTATCGAAAGTCAATCCCGTCGGATCGGGTCGGTCTCGCACGCGCGGTAATACGCCCGGTCGCCGTCGGTTCGCATTTCGGGTCGCGTTTCACGATTTTACGGGAAGTGCGCGaagtttgtttattgttgtgtttttgtgatTGTTTGGTGCGCGAGTGAGTTGGGAGGTCTCTCGTTTCAATTGCAGTCGTTGGAGGTCTCCGGAAGTTGATGCTTGCCCTCGCGGGGCGACATCTGGCGCCGGGAGCGAGAGAAATGGCGCCACAACGTGCCGTGTAAGCGAATCACAAAATACGCCGCCTGAAAACGGATTAAGTCCGGTGCTTTAGATCCGCTGCCGCTGGGACGAGTGCCCATTTGCTGGCGGGTCAGGTCCTCCCTCCCGGGAGCACGAGGTAAGGTGGGCCGTCGTTGGAACGAGGCGACTAAGGCTTGTGGTTGATTCCATGGTTCCGGTTCCTTTTGGGAAGTTACATTCCGCAATTGGAAAAGCAATATTGGGAATAGTTCTGTTAAGAAACGATTAAGATTGACGATTGATAAGGCCGACGATTGATTAGAACTTGAAGAAAAACTGAAATTCTGGTCGTTTATTGATCATTGTCTGTTTATTGAATCGTCTACATAGATCAGACTTTTAgaataatcaaatcaaacacagCATCATTGGAATGTTTAGAAAAGTAGCAGTATTTTTGCTGAGCtaacaaattcaaatttccgCGCCATTGATTGGCTCTATAATAAACACAAAGGCGACACAGAGTGAATCTGTTacttttttgttcctttttttcactCATAAAGTGGCCAATCTTCTCCATAAATTGGCGAGTGAATATAATATCTTGCTTCATTTTGTTCCAACACCATAACAAATTGATACTGTGTGAAACGCACGGTCGGATTCTATGGATTTGGTGACCGGCAACCAGAAACCTCACAGAACCCATAGGGAATGGGGAATGTTTTACAACGCATTTCATCAATATCTAGCGAGAGAGCGTGCCGTGCGTGGCTTGCACGAATGGTCTAAAAATGATCGGGAGCTTCCCTTGAACAGCATTCGATGGAACATAAAAAGCCAAAACTAAAGTGAATCTATTGCACAGTAGCCAGTCCCGACGGAAGCGCTCGGTCGCGGCTCAAAACCCTATCCGCCGGCCAATATACGGCGTCAAAAGCACAGCGTATGGGAGCCTTTGTGGAAGCGACGCATCGCCCGTGGGGTATAAAAACTGGAAGCAACAGCCCCGAGAGTGAGAGACACGCAGTCCCAGCATATAAAAAGGGCATAGAAAAGCGGACGCGCCAACTAAACTGCTTGGGATCAGGTAGCGGCGCCAGTGTATGCGCCTTCAGCCCCAGATCAGGAGCGTCCCCCAGCGCGCGAAGGGTGgatatttatttcattcgttttaatatttttcccacttcacttttccatttcccgcgACTTCCAACTATCCTGAAGATCCACGAAcgctcttctgctgctgctgttgctggtgccgcTACGATGCTTCCAATGCATTCCGCGGCTGTCCTTCgcacctcggcctcggcctggCTCTATTACCTTGATATGTGAGGAGAATTCATTCACACCAGCTCCAGAGCTcccgctccggctccggttccggagaacaccccccaaaaaggggtttcgCTCTATCTTCGCCGCGACTCGCCACTCGCAGGTGTTGAAAAATGGTGCTCCGCGAGTGCTGCTACCGGTTGGGACGTTTTTTGCGCCCTTTCCTCTGCACCTTCGAGGTGCTTCCTGTAATTTTTGCTGGGCAAAAAAATGCGGACTTCATCGGCCGGTCCGCGGAGCCGGCGGGAATTGGACAGGTTTCGTCCGTTCCCTCCGTCCGGCGTGCGCACGGGCGCATGATGTTGTGAtatgctgcagctgcaaccCGAGGGCCTATAAGTGCGCCACGCTCTAAACGATTCACTTGTTGGTGGAGGCCATTTCTTGCGCTTCGCAGACGGGCGCTCGTTTGCTCCTCTGTGCGTCTTACTCTgccgggagcagcagcagctacctTGGAGGCCACCATTCTACTGTCCTCCGCTgcacacggtggccaacgCATCAGCATCTTTATCTGTATATCCGATtcttaatttcatttcccGTGGCTCCTGTGCCGAGGTGCCGCGGTGCGCTCCGGAGCTTCGGGCGTGCGAACGATAATTCGCTGTTATGTGGCAAATAGCATAAATACGCGCAGAAGATACGCGGACGTTCGCTCGTTAATGAGTTGAGGAACGTTTTGTTTACGGATAGCTgatcatccttttttttgttggttctgCAGGCCACACTCATTTCTGGCTCGCTTGTGAATGAAACTGGGAATCGGAATGCTATAATGTACTGCAGCATAAGCACATTGAAAGGGCCCTCGAAGAGAACAAAAGTCATTGAACTAGCACCATTAGGAGCGAAGCTAATGAGGTTTGTTTATTCCGTGGCGCacttgaaatattttttatgtgtCTTCGATCGTACGATATTGCCTTAGTTTTTATGCTGCGACCCGTGCCTCATCGTTGTCACAAATAGTGCCAACTCAACTCTCGAGATGACGCGTGCGGCACACATTTAAGCGGTAGAGCCAGGCGAACGGAACAGCGGACAGAATGGCGCCGGAGAACGGGATGTGTCTATGTTTAGTTTATAATTAAAACAGCCCTGTGCCAGTCGGTGGAGCTAATCGTGTTAACCAAATACGACAACTAAGGCCCACAACACCTCCCCCAATCGACACGGTCGGGCGTGAAGCGGCCGTCACCGCGTCTGACCCTCGTCGGGTGTATCGAGTTTCCATCGCGCCCCGTCGCTGTGGTCGCACCGTGAAGGAGCATCGGATACACGCAGTTTATGCTCCCCGAAATGTCAcacttgtgtttttttaatgacGTGTGAAAAGGTGTATAAATGAGACAAATTAAAAATACCGGACCGGAGGTTGGCAGAGGCAACATTCGTTTTTGGGTTCTATCCGTGCTTTCGGCAACCGCAGTATGGGTCGGCCGCAAGTGTTCCGACTGTTTCTTGGTAATTAAAAACGAAAGGCTGGCTGCGTTATTGGTTGCAATAAACTTTCGTTGATTTATGGCGAGCCCccgagtgcgtgcgtgccggCGGGCGACTTATTGAACCCCGCCACGGCCATTTGTTAAATAACAACCGATACTACGAACGGCCGCCCGGTTCGATCTTCTgagattgaaaaaaaagaaccgatATTTCGAGTCTTGCATCAGTGATTAACATTCTTATGCTGCCACCGTGCCCTGTGTTACCACATCACTCACCGGGCGCTCTGGCCGGAGGCCGAACTTTTCCCGAGCATAAAAACATTTCCATTCGCACCAACTAATCGCCGCGCATTAAGGGCACAATTTCCACTTTTGGTCGTCGCGCCACTGCCGAGAcggcccttttttcttcctcggcTCAAACCGCTGGAAATTTCGTCACTCAAAGCCGCCGTCGGGCCACTTGTG
It includes:
- the LOC128271449 gene encoding segment polarity protein dishevelled, with protein sequence MDDKNSTGSGGGGGGSSTGGSGGGGETKVIYHIDDETTPYLVKIPLAAPQVTLKDFKLVLNKQNINYKYFFKSMDADFGVVKEEIADDATILPCFNGKVVSWLVTADGSNQSDCSELQPTEMIDGRPTLAQLRSMNKPTINSMMTMPMNPLTYQSASVVSSDLDSTSLFETESEITLDRDMTECSSVQRLQVRKKPQRRKKRAPSMSRTSSYSSITDSTMSLNIITVQINMDTVNFLGISIVGQSNRGGDGGIYVGSIMKGGAVALDGRIEPGDMILQVNDVNFENMTNDEAVRVLREVVQKPGPIKLVVAKCWDPNPKGYFTIPRTEPVRPIDPGAWVAHTAALRSQDTINTDLPESVLERLHADMDMKDIVRAMTKPDSGLEIRDRMWLKITIPNAFIGADVVNWILEHVDGIGDRREARKYVSLMLRRGYIKHTVNKLTFSEQCYYVVGNGIRQDISNMSLDDTESMLSDIAPLPNPPIYMTYSGNYNPSHGYQPIQYGCTGERHPSSGSSSSDILTSKDTSASQSDIAAVIQQANQMTIANASNKSSGSSNRGNEQDISALRYGDGTSTGDFKTTRVGSGGGGGGGGVGGGKLISTNDDEGYEDSIYFQHQPIPPQQQPQQQTTLQHQQQLQQLQQQQQQQLQQSFGRTGGRKEPGHIYNNQ